One window from the genome of Chroococcidiopsis sp. TS-821 encodes:
- a CDS encoding ShlB/FhaC/HecB family hemolysin secretion/activation protein, translated as MHHNLVRRWQFSLSGFLVLVVNTQMAATSAAEINFAQTIPLPPPQDVLPPPSPTPPPQPPPELPPPEELLQPPSVAPPPPTPLPGRVPDTVIVKSFNVVGSTVFSAEEFAQLLAPFTNRPISFAELLQARSVVTQLYLDRGYITSGAIIPPQTLQAGVVTIQVIEGELEAINVTGTRRLNPNYVRSRIAIRTDAPLNQQRLLEALQLLQLDPRIQTLSAELSAGSRPGTNVLDIQVQEARTLNLQVIGDNRRSPSVGSFRRGGQINEANLLGFGDSLSVGYNNTDGSNTFDVSYALPINPRNGTISLDVGVADSSIVEPPFDFLEIDSYSRYYDLTFRQPISQSPSEEFVLGLTASRRESNLASSVLEEFDIPLSELSPGADDAGRTRVSALRFFQEWTQRGSRQVIAARSQFSLGIGAFDATINDDAPDSRFFAWRGQAQWVRLLAADTLLLVRGDVQLADRALVPVERFSLGGFDSVRGYRQDALLTDNGAFASVELRFPIARIPEWQGLLQVTPFIDVGTSWNQGDTNLDPNTLVSVGLGLRLQIGNNLTARLDWGIPLVDIASEGRTWQENGVYFSVVASPF; from the coding sequence ATGCACCATAACCTCGTTCGCCGCTGGCAATTTTCGCTAAGTGGGTTTTTAGTTCTGGTAGTCAATACTCAGATGGCTGCAACATCAGCCGCAGAAATCAATTTTGCCCAAACCATTCCGCTACCACCACCACAGGATGTCCTTCCACCACCCAGCCCAACGCCGCCACCGCAACCACCACCGGAACTTCCACCACCAGAAGAATTATTACAACCACCATCGGTAGCACCACCTCCACCCACACCTTTACCTGGAAGAGTCCCTGATACTGTTATCGTTAAGAGTTTTAACGTTGTCGGGAGTACTGTATTTAGCGCAGAAGAATTTGCGCAACTACTCGCACCATTTACAAATCGACCGATTTCATTTGCAGAACTTTTGCAAGCACGTTCTGTAGTGACGCAACTTTACCTCGATCGCGGCTACATTACTTCGGGCGCAATAATTCCACCGCAGACACTTCAAGCAGGAGTCGTGACAATTCAAGTTATCGAAGGCGAATTAGAGGCAATTAATGTTACTGGTACGCGCCGTCTAAACCCGAATTATGTGCGATCGCGCATCGCCATTCGTACCGATGCACCGCTGAATCAACAACGACTCTTGGAAGCCCTGCAACTGTTGCAACTCGATCCGCGCATTCAAACTTTATCTGCTGAACTATCCGCCGGGTCGCGTCCTGGAACGAATGTTCTTGACATACAAGTGCAAGAAGCACGAACGTTAAATTTGCAAGTGATTGGAGATAACAGGCGATCGCCTAGCGTGGGAAGCTTTCGGCGTGGCGGACAAATTAATGAAGCAAATTTACTCGGATTCGGCGACAGTCTCAGCGTCGGATACAACAACACTGATGGTAGTAATACATTTGATGTCAGTTACGCCCTGCCCATTAATCCGCGCAACGGCACGATTAGTTTAGATGTTGGTGTAGCAGATAGTAGCATTGTTGAACCACCTTTTGATTTCTTAGAGATCGACTCGTATTCGCGCTACTACGACTTAACATTCCGCCAACCTATTAGCCAAAGTCCTTCAGAAGAATTTGTTTTAGGATTAACCGCGTCGCGCCGCGAAAGTAATCTTGCATCTTCCGTTCTCGAAGAGTTTGACATTCCCTTATCTGAACTCTCTCCTGGGGCAGATGACGCTGGACGTACGCGCGTTTCTGCTTTGCGCTTTTTTCAAGAATGGACGCAGCGCGGTAGCCGCCAAGTTATTGCAGCGCGATCGCAATTTAGTTTAGGCATCGGTGCGTTTGACGCCACAATTAACGATGATGCACCCGATAGCCGCTTTTTCGCCTGGCGCGGACAAGCCCAATGGGTACGTCTTTTAGCTGCTGATACTTTACTCTTAGTGAGAGGCGATGTACAGCTTGCCGATCGAGCCTTAGTTCCGGTAGAACGATTTAGCTTGGGTGGATTTGATAGCGTTCGCGGTTATCGTCAAGATGCGCTACTTACTGATAACGGTGCGTTTGCTTCGGTTGAGTTGCGCTTTCCCATCGCGCGCATTCCTGAATGGCAAGGACTTTTACAAGTTACTCCGTTTATAGATGTGGGTACAAGTTGGAACCAAGGAGATACAAATCTTGACCCCAACACGTTAGTTTCTGTCGGACTCGGCTTACGCTTGCAGATAGGTAATAATCTCACCGCCCGCCTCGATTGGGGAATTCCGTTAGTTGATATTGCATCGGAGGGAAGAACATGGCAAGAAAACGGCGTGTATTTTTCCGTAGTCGCCAGCCCATTTTAG
- a CDS encoding CHASE2 domain-containing protein, translated as MAKLVVLKVGEGSFEQGFPVTMQIGEEGDAPAVQTLGKLPPAPEIPQYYNCWQSAYLCLGHSTRLEAKPVQVTNVSVIEDCWHAVQILRNRLNSWIHSESFRAIREKWLEKLSPSDEIRAILQTEDLLLQRLPWHFCDFFERYPKAELALSAPAYERVKQVSQPKDKVAILAILGDSTGIDTQADRALLEKLPGAMVQFLVEPQRQELNNQLWSQGWDILFFAGHSSSLVNGDGRICLNRTESLSISDLKYALKTAVAHGLRLAIFNSCDGLGLARELANLYIPQVIVMREPVPDIVAQEFLKNFLYAFAGGQSFYLSVREARERLQGLEDEYPCASWLPVIYQNPAETPPLWAALSRSVSFDRSDNNQSHQRSRKRIGWQHLWRMLLTSSLVTVATWGVRYLGAFESLELKVFDQFMRLRPHEATDPRLLVVAITEEDFKLPEQKNRTGSLSDLALAKLLEKLEQYQPRAIGLDIYREEEVNPQFKDLAQYMQQSDRFIAVCKISEPTAKEDPSVAPPPEIPEARQGFSDVVLDPDGVLRRYLVAVNPHPASICSAPYAFSTQLAFRYLAAEGIFPQWTSQGHLQLGNVILPRLQPHTGGYQTIDAAGFQMLLNYRSYRSPEDIANKVTLTEVLQNRVKPDDVRNRIVLIGVTAPSAGDYFATPYSTSGGAYQKMAGVFVHAQMVSQILSAVQNQRPLLWVLPQGGEFLWIWGWAILGSVLAWRYRSVLHLELALAITMLVLYALCFALLAYQSCWMPFVPSALALIATSTGVVVQNASQKQGQSTDLYARSN; from the coding sequence GTGGCTAAGTTAGTTGTCTTAAAGGTAGGCGAAGGAAGCTTTGAGCAAGGATTCCCTGTCACGATGCAAATTGGAGAAGAAGGCGATGCTCCAGCGGTTCAAACTTTAGGTAAATTGCCACCTGCTCCTGAAATTCCGCAGTATTACAACTGCTGGCAATCAGCGTATCTTTGTTTAGGACACTCTACCCGCCTCGAAGCAAAACCCGTTCAAGTCACGAATGTTTCAGTAATAGAGGATTGCTGGCACGCCGTACAAATCTTACGCAACCGTTTAAATAGCTGGATACATTCTGAATCTTTTCGAGCAATTCGGGAAAAATGGTTGGAAAAATTATCGCCATCAGATGAGATCCGCGCGATTTTACAAACCGAAGACTTACTTTTGCAACGATTACCTTGGCACTTCTGCGATTTCTTCGAGCGTTATCCCAAAGCAGAACTAGCTCTTAGCGCCCCGGCGTACGAGCGCGTCAAACAAGTTTCTCAACCTAAAGACAAAGTTGCCATCCTCGCAATTTTAGGCGACAGCACTGGAATTGATACCCAAGCAGATCGAGCTTTATTAGAAAAATTACCAGGAGCTATGGTGCAGTTTTTGGTGGAGCCACAGCGCCAAGAACTTAACAATCAACTTTGGAGTCAGGGTTGGGATATTCTCTTTTTTGCAGGACATAGTTCAAGTTTGGTCAATGGAGACGGTCGGATTTGTCTTAATCGCACCGAAAGCTTATCGATTAGCGATCTAAAGTACGCGCTCAAAACCGCTGTTGCGCATGGGTTAAGGCTAGCAATTTTTAATTCCTGCGATGGTTTAGGATTGGCGCGCGAACTTGCTAACTTATATATTCCACAAGTGATTGTGATGCGCGAACCAGTACCCGATATAGTCGCGCAAGAGTTTTTAAAGAATTTTCTGTACGCCTTTGCGGGTGGACAGTCTTTTTATTTATCAGTCCGCGAAGCACGCGAACGACTCCAAGGCTTAGAAGATGAGTATCCGTGTGCTAGTTGGCTACCTGTGATTTATCAAAATCCTGCAGAAACACCACCACTATGGGCAGCATTGTCGCGCTCAGTGAGTTTTGACAGAAGCGACAACAATCAAAGTCACCAGCGATCGCGCAAAAGAATTGGTTGGCAACATCTCTGGAGAATGCTGCTGACGAGTAGTTTAGTAACAGTTGCAACATGGGGAGTCCGATACTTAGGAGCATTTGAGTCACTCGAACTCAAGGTTTTTGACCAATTTATGCGCCTGCGCCCGCACGAAGCAACGGATCCGCGATTGTTGGTTGTTGCAATTACCGAAGAAGATTTCAAACTACCCGAACAGAAAAATCGCACAGGCTCGCTATCAGATCTAGCGCTAGCAAAACTTCTAGAGAAATTAGAGCAGTACCAGCCCCGCGCGATCGGCTTAGATATTTATCGCGAAGAAGAGGTGAATCCTCAATTCAAAGATTTAGCGCAATATATGCAACAGAGCGATCGCTTTATTGCGGTGTGTAAAATTAGCGAACCAACCGCAAAGGAAGATCCCAGCGTTGCGCCGCCGCCCGAAATTCCCGAAGCGCGTCAAGGCTTTAGCGATGTTGTGCTTGACCCTGATGGCGTTCTGCGGCGATATCTTGTCGCAGTCAATCCGCATCCTGCTTCAATATGTAGCGCGCCATATGCCTTCAGCACGCAACTGGCGTTTCGTTACTTAGCGGCTGAAGGTATTTTCCCGCAATGGACATCGCAAGGACATTTACAGTTAGGTAACGTTATTTTACCGCGTTTACAACCACATACTGGTGGTTATCAAACGATTGACGCAGCTGGCTTTCAAATGCTGCTCAACTATCGTTCTTACCGCTCGCCAGAGGATATTGCCAACAAAGTGACTTTAACCGAGGTTTTACAGAATCGAGTGAAACCTGATGATGTTAGAAATAGAATTGTTTTGATTGGTGTCACTGCCCCAAGCGCAGGTGATTATTTTGCGACACCTTATAGTACGAGTGGAGGAGCATATCAGAAAATGGCAGGCGTGTTTGTCCACGCACAAATGGTCAGTCAGATTTTGAGTGCTGTCCAGAATCAGCGACCATTATTATGGGTGTTACCCCAAGGTGGGGAATTTTTATGGATTTGGGGATGGGCAATTCTCGGTAGCGTGCTGGCTTGGCGCTATCGTTCAGTACTACATCTAGAGCTAGCGCTAGCAATTACTATGCTCGTACTATACGCGCTGTGCTTTGCACTTTTGGCGTATCAAAGCTGCTGGATGCCTTTTGTACCATCAGCTTTAGCATTGATAGCAACTAGCACGGGTGTTGTCGTTCAAAATGCCTCGCAAAAACAGGGACAAAGTACAGACCTCTACGCAAGGAGTAATTAA
- a CDS encoding DUF928 domain-containing protein, with protein sequence MVVVRFCQFALLGCLVLGLLPAKVHSLPQTNAKEVLATATRLNFVPPPPPADIGIPGDRTGAGRRGCIANSSAIPDKQLTAIVPIAKAATGVDVVWGMTTAEHPTFWFYVPYRAQDVHAAKFVLRAADNRIAYQTAVPLPNQPGVISLTLPKTAAPLEIAKQYHWYFNIYCAERKPPTAIVHGGVQRRAIAPTLASQLEQATPQKRAELYFANGFWYDAVTVLGELYYRNPGNIELAQDWAKVLRFVGLEAIASEPIASCCHLMQQVRREL encoded by the coding sequence ATGGTGGTAGTGCGGTTTTGTCAATTTGCCCTACTGGGGTGTCTTGTTCTTGGCTTACTCCCCGCAAAAGTTCACTCGCTTCCCCAAACTAACGCTAAAGAAGTCTTAGCAACTGCAACAAGACTCAACTTCGTTCCGCCTCCACCTCCAGCAGATATTGGCATTCCAGGCGATCGCACAGGTGCTGGAAGGCGCGGCTGTATCGCCAATAGCTCTGCAATACCTGATAAACAGCTAACCGCCATAGTCCCGATCGCCAAAGCTGCAACAGGCGTTGATGTAGTGTGGGGAATGACAACTGCTGAGCATCCTACATTCTGGTTTTACGTTCCTTATCGCGCTCAGGACGTCCATGCAGCGAAGTTTGTTTTGCGTGCAGCCGACAACCGAATTGCTTATCAAACCGCAGTCCCGCTCCCAAACCAACCTGGAGTGATTAGTTTAACTTTACCAAAAACAGCAGCCCCCTTAGAAATTGCCAAACAATACCACTGGTACTTCAACATTTACTGTGCTGAGCGCAAGCCACCAACAGCGATAGTTCACGGAGGAGTGCAAAGACGCGCGATCGCTCCCACGCTGGCAAGCCAATTAGAACAAGCAACGCCACAAAAGCGTGCAGAACTTTACTTTGCCAATGGATTTTGGTACGACGCGGTAACTGTACTGGGCGAACTGTACTATCGCAATCCAGGAAACATTGAGCTAGCGCAAGACTGGGCGAAGGTGTTGCGCTTTGTTGGCTTAGAGGCGATCGCTTCTGAACCGATCGCTTCGTGTTGTCACCTCATGCAGCAAGTGCGAAGAGAGCTTTGA
- a CDS encoding DUF1822 family protein, with protein MTKNMQQLQNFFLPLPITEAARETAQKFTQQVEFCPKKAEQIRLNTLAVCAVNNYLNMMGIDTNISAGDSWNPVLRLCADIADLEVSGIGRLECRWVRSPAKQCDIPPEVLEDRVGYVVVQFDEALREATLLGFTPHAIAHLPIDELQPLEDLLAHLAQLKLKTAENQQQVVRLSQWFDRLFETEWQSVETILGQARANLAFSFRRSDTVTGGSGENREERIRRAKLIDLGMQLAGHAVALIVELRARSEQKVDILLQVHPAGSQIYLPPQLQLAVLDAAEQLFLEAQARKADNYIQLQFSGKPGEKFSVKVALGNVSITENFII; from the coding sequence ATGACTAAAAACATGCAGCAACTACAAAACTTTTTTCTACCTTTACCAATTACCGAAGCAGCGCGAGAGACTGCCCAAAAATTTACTCAGCAAGTAGAGTTTTGCCCAAAAAAAGCAGAGCAAATAAGGCTGAACACGCTGGCAGTTTGTGCCGTAAACAACTATTTAAACATGATGGGGATCGACACAAATATTTCGGCAGGTGACAGTTGGAATCCAGTTTTACGATTGTGTGCGGATATTGCTGACTTAGAAGTTTCAGGAATTGGGCGCTTAGAGTGTCGTTGGGTGCGATCGCCTGCAAAGCAATGCGATATTCCACCAGAAGTGTTAGAAGATCGCGTTGGGTATGTTGTCGTGCAGTTTGACGAAGCACTCCGCGAGGCGACGTTATTGGGATTTACACCGCATGCGATCGCGCATTTGCCCATAGATGAATTGCAACCCCTCGAAGACTTACTGGCGCACCTAGCTCAACTCAAACTGAAAACTGCTGAAAATCAGCAACAAGTGGTGCGATTAAGCCAATGGTTCGATCGTCTGTTTGAGACAGAATGGCAAAGCGTTGAAACAATTTTAGGGCAAGCCCGCGCCAACTTAGCCTTTAGTTTTCGCCGGTCTGATACAGTCACAGGCGGAAGTGGCGAGAATCGCGAAGAGCGTATCCGCCGTGCTAAGTTGATCGATCTTGGAATGCAACTTGCAGGTCATGCGGTTGCGTTGATAGTCGAATTGCGAGCGCGCTCGGAGCAAAAAGTTGATATCTTACTACAAGTCCATCCTGCAGGCAGTCAAATTTATTTACCACCGCAACTGCAGCTAGCTGTTTTAGATGCTGCTGAGCAACTTTTCCTTGAAGCTCAAGCAAGAAAAGCCGATAATTATATTCAATTACAGTTTAGTGGGAAACCTGGAGAAAAGTTTAGTGTCAAAGTAGCGCTTGGTAACGTCAGTATTACGGAAAATTTTATTATTTAA
- a CDS encoding CHAT domain-containing protein, whose translation MARKRRVFFRSRQPILVLGVCFLGWCGGVLSGSPAVAVVLSSVSVSESIQQGRKLYETGQYAQAAAAWQQAATAYQASGDSLNQAMALSNLALAYQQLGSLSLANQAIATSLQLLNSTSRTHSQHAQILAQALNNQGSLQFAQGQTEQALNTWQKATAAYTQAADAIGITRSLINQAQAQQALGLFRRAVTTLNQANQTLQQQPNSPIKVAGLRSLGNALRVVGNLSQSQQVLQQSLKLAQQLGYPEEIAATLTSLGNTVRLSAAQRQGRSQQNPQAALAYYQQAANVAPTASTQLQARLNQLGLLLEIGEISAAQALLPQIQSQLASLPTSQTKVYARITLAQNLIRLQQAQPRSQTQIPSWLEIGKLLASAVQEARDLQDPRATSYALGNLGGLYEQTQQWANAQELTQQALVLAQGINALDIAYRWQWQLGRLWQAQGNTQNAIAAYDEAVQSLQTLRYDLAAINPDVQFSFQEEVEPVYRELVSLLLQSNDAAPPSQQNLQKARQTMESLQLAELNNFFRAACLDASRQIDQVVDEQDPTAAAIYPIVLRDRLEVVVKLPQQPLRHHTVNLSQAEFEATLEQLQQQLIEPDTFVEVQALSQKVYEWLIRPQLAALNASQIETLVFVLDGSLRNIPMAALYDAQRQQYLIEQYSVALAPGLQLINPQPLRQQQLQALTAGLSQPRYGFAGLSYVEREIQQITSVVPSRALLNQDFTSQALQKQVNSLSFPIVHLATHGQFSSNIEQTFILAWDKPINVNELNDLLRARTQGLSNAIELLVLSACETAAGDKRAALGIAGIAVRAGARSTLASLWSIDDQSTALLMSQFYGELANNQTNKASALRQAQLSLLKNPNYAHPMYWSAYVLVGNWL comes from the coding sequence ATGGCAAGAAAACGGCGTGTATTTTTCCGTAGTCGCCAGCCCATTTTAGTACTAGGTGTTTGTTTTCTCGGATGGTGTGGGGGAGTACTCAGCGGCTCGCCAGCTGTAGCAGTTGTTTTATCGAGCGTATCCGTGTCTGAATCGATTCAGCAGGGAAGAAAACTCTATGAAACCGGACAATACGCGCAAGCCGCAGCAGCTTGGCAACAAGCCGCAACAGCTTATCAAGCGAGTGGTGACAGCTTAAATCAAGCAATGGCGTTGAGTAATCTTGCTTTAGCGTATCAACAACTAGGAAGTTTGTCGCTAGCAAATCAGGCGATCGCCACAAGTCTACAACTGTTAAACTCAACTTCTCGGACACATTCCCAACATGCGCAAATTCTTGCCCAAGCGCTGAATAATCAAGGAAGTTTACAATTTGCGCAAGGACAAACCGAACAAGCACTGAATACTTGGCAAAAAGCAACCGCCGCGTATACTCAAGCCGCAGATGCGATCGGTATAACACGCAGCTTAATCAATCAAGCGCAAGCACAGCAAGCATTAGGCCTGTTTCGCCGTGCAGTCACGACACTCAACCAAGCAAATCAAACGCTACAACAACAGCCAAATTCCCCAATTAAAGTCGCCGGATTGCGCAGTTTGGGAAATGCGTTGCGCGTTGTTGGTAATCTCAGTCAATCGCAGCAAGTATTACAACAAAGCCTCAAATTAGCACAACAACTAGGCTATCCAGAAGAAATCGCTGCAACGCTCACAAGTTTGGGCAATACAGTCCGATTGAGCGCAGCCCAGCGCCAAGGGCGATCGCAGCAAAACCCACAAGCCGCGCTAGCCTACTATCAACAAGCTGCAAACGTAGCACCGACAGCAAGCACGCAACTCCAAGCACGCCTTAATCAACTCGGTTTGTTACTAGAAATAGGTGAAATCAGCGCAGCACAAGCGTTACTACCTCAAATTCAATCTCAACTTGCCAGTTTACCGACAAGTCAGACAAAAGTGTATGCTCGCATTACTTTGGCACAAAACTTGATTCGCTTGCAGCAGGCGCAGCCTAGATCGCAAACTCAGATTCCTTCGTGGCTAGAAATCGGCAAACTCCTCGCTAGCGCCGTACAAGAAGCTAGAGATCTTCAAGATCCCCGCGCGACAAGCTATGCTTTAGGAAATTTAGGAGGATTGTACGAACAAACTCAGCAGTGGGCAAACGCGCAAGAATTAACGCAGCAAGCACTCGTATTAGCGCAAGGAATCAACGCGCTGGATATTGCTTATCGTTGGCAATGGCAACTCGGACGCTTATGGCAAGCGCAGGGAAACACTCAAAACGCGATCGCGGCTTATGATGAAGCTGTTCAGTCCCTGCAAACACTCCGTTATGATTTAGCAGCAATTAATCCTGACGTTCAGTTTTCTTTTCAGGAAGAAGTTGAACCTGTCTATCGCGAACTTGTAAGTTTACTGTTGCAATCAAATGACGCTGCGCCACCGAGTCAACAGAACCTGCAAAAAGCACGCCAAACGATGGAATCGCTGCAACTAGCAGAACTCAATAATTTTTTCCGCGCAGCGTGTTTGGATGCTAGCCGCCAAATCGACCAAGTCGTAGACGAGCAAGATCCTACTGCAGCCGCGATTTATCCGATTGTTTTGCGCGATCGCCTCGAAGTCGTTGTTAAACTACCACAGCAACCGCTACGGCATCATACAGTTAATCTTTCACAAGCCGAGTTTGAAGCTACGCTCGAGCAACTTCAACAACAACTCATCGAGCCAGACACATTTGTCGAAGTGCAAGCCCTATCTCAAAAAGTTTATGAATGGTTGATACGACCACAACTGGCTGCACTTAATGCAAGTCAGATCGAAACCTTAGTGTTTGTTTTAGATGGTTCGCTGCGCAATATTCCGATGGCAGCATTATATGACGCGCAACGCCAGCAGTATCTTATCGAACAATATAGCGTTGCCCTCGCACCAGGATTACAACTGATTAACCCACAGCCATTACGACAACAGCAATTACAAGCCTTAACTGCGGGACTCAGTCAACCTCGCTATGGCTTTGCAGGATTGAGTTACGTCGAACGCGAAATTCAGCAAATCACATCTGTGGTTCCTAGCCGAGCATTGCTCAATCAAGATTTCACTAGCCAAGCACTACAAAAACAAGTCAACTCGCTATCATTTCCGATCGTACATCTGGCAACTCACGGTCAATTTAGTTCTAATATTGAACAAACTTTTATCCTCGCCTGGGATAAACCCATTAACGTCAATGAGTTAAATGATTTGCTGCGCGCCCGCACTCAAGGCTTATCGAATGCCATAGAACTTCTTGTTCTGAGTGCTTGCGAAACTGCAGCTGGCGATAAACGCGCGGCTTTGGGTATTGCAGGGATAGCGGTAAGAGCCGGAGCGCGCAGTACGCTAGCGTCGTTGTGGTCGATAGATGACCAATCCACCGCTTTATTGATGAGCCAGTTCTATGGGGAATTGGCAAACAACCAAACGAATAAAGCTAGCGCCTTACGTCAAGCACAGTTGTCGCTGTTAAAAAATCCTAATTACGCTCATCCAATGTACTGGTCTGCTTATGTTCTCGTAGGGAATTGGCTCTAA